The Anaerohalosphaeraceae bacterium genomic sequence ATTCCCAAAAGGCCGCCTATTGGTATGGGTTGTCTGCTGAACAGGGGTTTTCTCCTGCACAAAACAATCTCGGCCTCTGCTACTGGAACGGACAGGGGGTCGATCGGAATCCTGACCGCGCGGCGGAACTGTTTGCCGCGGCTGCCGAAAAGGGTCACCCTTGGGCCCTGCAGAATTACGGTCTGCTGTCTTTGCGGGGAGAAGGAACGGCTCAGGACCCCGTTCGGGCCTTCGGGCTGGTTCGCAGGGCGGCACTGGATGGACATCCGCAGGCCCAGTACACGCTGGGTCTGATGTATCGGGAAGGGCTGGGCACCAAACAGGATGTACGGAAGGCCGCCAAATGGATGAAACAGGCCGCCAATCAGGGCTATGCGCCGGCTCAGAATATGCTCGGGCTTCTGTATGAGGACGGACAAGGAGTCATTCAATCCTATCCGCGGGCGGCCTATTGGTATGAACAGGCGCATAAACGCAATCTGTCCGCCGCGGCCAACAATCTGGCCCGAATGTATCTAAAAGGCCGCGGTGTCAAACCGGATTCGCAGAAAGCCCTCGAACTGCTCCGCCCGCTGGCTGAAGCCGGAATTCCTCAGGCCCAGGCCGGACTGGGAATCCTGTATCTGGAGCAGGAATCTCCGGACTATGCCCAGGCGCTTTCGTGGCTGCAGCCTGCCGCTCAGGAGGGCATTTCCGCCGCCTGTCATGCGCTGGGGCTGATGTATGCCAATGGTCAGGGGGTCCCGCAGGATTATGAGCAGGCCGAAAAATGGTATCGAACCGCTGCCGAAAAAGGATTTGCTCCTTCGCAAAATAATCTGGCCCTGATGTATTATCAGGGGTTGGGGGTTGACCAGGATTATCAGCAGGCGGCTGAATGGTTTCGAAAAGCCGCTCAGCAGAATGCCGCGCCTGCCCAATACGCCCTCGGGTGGCTGTATTACAGGGGCTGGGGAGTTGAACAGAATCTCACTGAAGCAGTCGAATGGTTTCGTCGTGCCGCCGAAAACGGATTTCCCCGGGCACAGGCCGCCTTGGGCAAAATGTACCTGAAAGGGCAGGCCGTACCGAAAAATTCATCCGAAGCCCAAAAGTGGCTTCAGGAGGCCCAGCGGTCGGCGTCCGCGCAAAAGGAGCCCGACACCCGCGCGGGTGCCTGGGCCTATGCGAAGGCCGAGTCGAGATGATGCGGCGCTGGATTTACGAGGTCCGGATGTCCGCCTTGCGATGAGCCGCTTTGATTGCTGCGGCAATCCCCGCGGTCAGCACCAGCGTCAGAAGACCGCCTACAATGCCGGATACGCTTGTGCCGACATCGACGGCAGGCCAGCGAGCGTCCTCGGATTCTTCCGGATGAGCGGTCTTAAAGCCGTAATCCGGCAAAATCGCCGTCTTTTCCTGAAGTTGAGCCAGCGAAGAATGAATGCCTTTTTCCGGTGATTTGAGTTCTTCTTTGCCCGATACCCGTGCCGTTGACCATTCCAGTCCGTCCGGATAGGTGGAGGCAAACCAGCTGGCCGCTCCGCCCAGCACAACGGCCGCCGTCAAAAACACCAAAGCCGTTCTGCGAATGGAGGAACCGGGCAGGGCGGTTTGCGGGGAAAGGATGATTTGCGGTTTGTTTTGCAGGACAAACAAGACGACCGCCGCCGTGGCAAGCCCTTCTACGATGCCGATTGCCAAATGAATCGGTTGCATCGCCAGTACAAACAGCCCAAAGGGCAGTTCAGTGATGCCGGACAAAACCGTTTCTATCACGACGGAAAAAGCCCCCAGCTGAAGTCCGGCGATTGCCGCGAGCATCGCCCCCCAAAAGACTCGCCTTCCTGTCGGGTTCTTTCCGACAATCGGCTGGTAAATCAGCGGATAGGCAATAAAACAGGTCCAAAAACCCAGATTAAAGATGTTGCATCCGAGGGCCAGCAGTCCGCCGTCGGCAAAAAACAAGGCCTGGATGACCAAAATCGAAGCCATCGTCACGAATCCCGCCCAGGGGCCCAGCAGAACAGCCAGCAGCAGCCCGCCGCCCAAATGCCCGCTGGAACCGGTTCCGGGAATCGTAAAATTAATCATCTGAGCCGCAAACACAAATGCCCCGGCTACCCCCATCAGCGGGATTTTGCTTTCCTGAAACTCCGTCCGTATTTTTCTGCAGGAATAGCCCAGCAGGCCGGCGCTGACGGCCCACATTGTTCCGCCGACCGCCGGCGACAGCAAAGCATCCGCCATATGCATAAAAACCCCTTTTTAGAAAAATGCCGTTCTTGCTTTTATAAAGCCATGCCTACCAAATCCGTTTGCGTCTTACGAGGTCATTTCTGCCTTCCTTAGAAGGTCATTTCCGTCTTAGTTAGAAGGCCAATTCCCACTTTAGTTAGAATGTCATTCCCGCTTTAGTTAGAAGGTCATTCCCGCGCAGGCGGGAATCCAGTTTTTCTCTTAAAACGTAATCACCGTCCGCAGGCCTGCCACGACCGCGTCTTTTGATTCACCCATCCCGCCTGGGTTGGCCACATACTGAATGGACGGCGTAATCGTCATCCACCCGGCCGCCTTCCAGGCGTAGTATGCCTCCAGCACACTTTCAAAATCTTCCGTAAACGGGCTGCTGCTGTGCTCGCTTAAAACCCCGTGCGCATAGCCGACCCCAAGCACATCCGCATCACGTCCCTCCAAAAGTCCTTCATACTGGATGCCGCCGCTGTAAAAATGGCTGACGGCGTTCGACCGCCCATTCGCATAGCCGTAGCGGAAAAAGGTTCCAAGCCCCTGGCTGTCGTCCGGGTTGCTGTTTTCTTTGCAAAGCATCTGGTCAAAGCTCAGATAAAAGCCCGTGTCATCGCGATAGAAACGGGTTTCATCCAGAGCGGCCTTCGGCTGCGGGTCATACCATACGCCGATGCGATACGCTCCCGGCAGGGCCCCATTGGCCGAATTCAAGGCAGGTGTCAGTCCCGTCTCGGCCATATACACAAAGTAGTCCTCCTGATGAAAGGCGGTATTCAGGCCTGTTTCCCGCTTGTCCGCCTGTGCATCCGCCGCCCCGAAGGAGATATACCACAGCTCAGAAGGCGCCCACAGCACGATTGCCCCAATCCCGTAATCCGGAAACGGAATCGTCGGGTTGTTCACGAGGGCCGAATTGAGGAACTGCGTGTTTTCATCGTTGGCGTATCGGCTGCAGTCAAACGACACCGGACAGCCCCGGCATTCAAACCCGCCGGTCATGTCAATTTTCCCAAACCGCACCTGAAGTGTATCGTCCCACAGATTCTGCTGATACCACAGCTCAATCAGGTTGAACGCTTCACGCGGGGCAAAATCCCCATTGACGCCGAACAGCGACTGAACGGAGGTGGCGTCGATGTCCTGCCGGGGCCAAGTGCCTTCCGCATGCAGATACAGCGTGCCGCCTTTCAGACCGGCCAGTCGCTCCATATCCGTATCCAGTTCGAGGTTATAACTGCCCGACCAGCGGCCTTGATGCCGGTGCGTGCTGATTCCTCCGCGGGCATTCTGCTGGTAAATGCTTGTCAGACTCAGCCCGAGCTGAATCCCCGACGGCTCCCAGCGTTCGTTCAGCCCTGCAAAGCCGTCCGTCAGCGACTCCCGCTGCCAAAAACTTTCGGATGGTTCAGCGAGAGTTGCCGGAAT encodes the following:
- a CDS encoding energy-coupling factor ABC transporter permease, whose product is MHMADALLSPAVGGTMWAVSAGLLGYSCRKIRTEFQESKIPLMGVAGAFVFAAQMINFTIPGTGSSGHLGGGLLLAVLLGPWAGFVTMASILVIQALFFADGGLLALGCNIFNLGFWTCFIAYPLIYQPIVGKNPTGRRVFWGAMLAAIAGLQLGAFSVVIETVLSGITELPFGLFVLAMQPIHLAIGIVEGLATAAVVLFVLQNKPQIILSPQTALPGSSIRRTALVFLTAAVVLGGAASWFASTYPDGLEWSTARVSGKEELKSPEKGIHSSLAQLQEKTAILPDYGFKTAHPEESEDARWPAVDVGTSVSGIVGGLLTLVLTAGIAAAIKAAHRKADIRTS
- a CDS encoding carbohydrate porin, translating into MRFIGFILLIIPATLAEPSESFWQRESLTDGFAGLNERWEPSGIQLGLSLTSIYQQNARGGISTHRHQGRWSGSYNLELDTDMERLAGLKGGTLYLHAEGTWPRQDIDATSVQSLFGVNGDFAPREAFNLIELWYQQNLWDDTLQVRFGKIDMTGGFECRGCPVSFDCSRYANDENTQFLNSALVNNPTIPFPDYGIGAIVLWAPSELWYISFGAADAQADKRETGLNTAFHQEDYFVYMAETGLTPALNSANGALPGAYRIGVWYDPQPKAALDETRFYRDDTGFYLSFDQMLCKENSNPDDSQGLGTFFRYGYANGRSNAVSHFYSGGIQYEGLLEGRDADVLGVGYAHGVLSEHSSSPFTEDFESVLEAYYAWKAAGWMTITPSIQYVANPGGMGESKDAVVAGLRTVITF